The proteins below come from a single Pararge aegeria chromosome 23, ilParAegt1.1, whole genome shotgun sequence genomic window:
- the LOC120634115 gene encoding uncharacterized protein LOC120634115, protein MDLNLLQANINHCARAQDLLFQSMAQWSIHVAVVAEPYRVPSGDNWVGDTDGVVAMTSRSIVGSPAFVNVVRGRGYVSAFIDDVMVVGVYFSPNKSLADFEQFLAEVGVLINRRRSCHPNEEPRATDLRYRSPDEKRPRVGRRTECSWYASDGVWRPRKGPPVEGLPRQTPLAGMWKIAQVFPCPSH, encoded by the coding sequence atggacctgaacctcctccaggcgaatatcaaccactgcgccagagctcaggacctccttTTCCAGAGCATGGCGCAGTGGTCGATCCACGTAGccgtggtagctgagccctaccgcgtcccttctggggataattgggtggGAGATACGGACGGAGTTGTAGCCATGacgtcccggtccatagtgggctcCCCGGCCTTCGTTAATGTAGTGCGAGGTCGGGGATACGTCTCGGCCTTTATTGACGACGTAATGGTGGTTGGAGTGTACTTCTCGCCGAATAAGAGTCTCGCTGACTTCGAGcagtttcttgctgaagtcggCGTCCTTATAAACAGAAGACGCTCCTGCCACCCTAACGAGGAGCCTCGGGCGACTGATTTGAGGTATCGGTCGCCCGACGAGAAACGTCCTCGAGTCGGGAGGCGCACCGAATGTTCCTGGTACGCCTCTGACGGAGTTTGGAGACCTCGAAAAGGTCCCCCTGTGGAGGGTCTGCCTCGGcagacgccgctggctgggatGTGGAAGATTGCGCAAGTGTTCCCATGTCCCAGTCACTAG
- the LOC120634116 gene encoding uncharacterized protein LOC120634116, whose translation MIALERCEVLAEKHEREMRKDREGKKDDSSVRTEMSDEAMSDCSLITVETRPRSESESSGNASGAASGRLWKGPKRPRLGEFDVQLSMSSDEEMKDASSPTRGRGRPPTTGKYVGLAKAREALNRAKKEEMRLQVEQDLLRTSLTSRFRREKQRSIEREIGPMTDDMSAAQIQKRALDEVALISSIATKSTNLKGTFVRELKNAASSIKEAVEVLSSRTISDETRQLQADNARLQAEMASLRKELATLRSDLEKSRKQGPASFPPDTTEGLRPDPQLAQSKARTEVPNSLPSVMEEVCRTVLTQVGTMLNARLAALEDRLLPEKRIRPPLAADKRKATRQPASYADATRVPGPSQPAEEGRHATETPPARPASQPAAAKRPTDLSAPKEAQWQKVSQKRAKKKDKGGSQSQPQKTQRGGGPGTAKSGPKLRPPRSSAVVLTLQPEAEKRGASYAGVLAEARQKIALSDLGITSLRFRKAATGGRILELPGASSAEKADALALRLKEVVSEEIARVSRPVKCADMRITGLDDSVSKGDVAGAVAKVGGCPPEQVLAGEIRQDAGGLGTVWLRCPVAAAKKVLEGGRLLVGWVSAQVKVLDERPQRCYRCLEFGHMRALCTAEIDRSDTCYRCSQTGHKARGCTAVPHCSVCAAAGRVANHRGGSSACIKRRAFHSCTD comes from the coding sequence ATGATTGCtttagagaggtgcgaagttttagcagAGAAGCACGAGAGGGAAATGAGGAAGGACAGAGAGGGAAAGAAGGACGATTCGTCCGTGAGGACGGAGATGTCGGACGAGGCTATGTCAGACTGCAGCCTCATAACAGTAGAGACCAGGCCCAGATCGGAGTCTGAGTCTTCTGGCAATGCGTCTGGCGCAGCTTCAGGCCGTCTGTGGAAGGGGCCGAAGAGGCCGCGACTTGGGGAGTTCGACGTACAACTCTCAATGTCCTCGGATGAGGAAATGAAAGATGCGTCGTCACCCACTAGAGGGAGAGGCAGACCACCCACTACGGGTAAATACGTTGGGCTAGCtaaggccagggaggccctcAACAGGGCTAAGAAGGAAGAAATGCGCTTGCAGGTTGAGCAGGACCTGTTGAGGACCTCACTAACGTCTAGATTCCGCCGCGAAAAGCAGCGGTCTATTGAACGCGAGATTGGGCCAATGACCGACGATATGTCAGCGGCCCAAATCCAAAAACGAGCGCTGGATGAAGTGGCGCTGATATCGTCGATCGCCACCAAGTCCACAAATTTGAAGGGGACATTTGTGCGCGAACTCAAGAACGCGGCATCCTCCATCAAAGAGGCGGTTGAGGTCTTGAGTTCACGCACCATATCGGATGAGACACGGCAACTGCAGGCGGACAATGCACGTCTGCAAGCTGAAATGGCCAGCCTGCGAAAGGAGTTGGCCACCTTAAGGAGTGACTTGGAGAAGTCGCGGAAGCAGGGTCCCGCGTCCTTTCCCCCGGATACGACAGAGGGGCTGCGCCCTGACCCGCAGCTCGCTCAATCCAAGGCGAGAACTGAAGTGCCCAATTCGCTACCTTCAGTGATGGAAGAGGTCTGTCGGACGGTGTTGACCCAGGTCGGGACGATGCTGAATGCTCGTCTGGCAGCACTGGAGGACAGGCTCCTTCCAGAGAAACGGATCCGGCCACCACTGGCGGCTGACAAGAGGAAGGCGACAAGGCAGCCCGCATCGTATGCGGACGCCACACGCGTGCCAGGCCCAAGCCAGCCTGCTGAAGAAGGGCGCCACGCTACGGAGACGCCACCTGCTCGCCCTGCAAGTCAGCCAGCGGCGGCAAAACGCCCTACTGACCTTTCTGCACCCAAGGAGGCGCAATGGCAGAAGGTCAGCCAGAAGAGGGCAAAGAAGAAGGACAAGGGTGGCTCGCAGTCGCAGCCGCAAAAGACGCAGCGGGGAGGGGGGCCGGGGACTGCAAAATCAGGGCCTAAACTTCGCCCGCCTCGTTCTTCGGCTGTCGTGCTCACACTGCAGCCGGAAGCCGAGAAGAGAGGCGCCTCATATGCCGGGGTATTGGCTGAAGCCAGACAAAAAATCGCTCTGTCTGACCTCGGCATAACCAGTCTCCGGTTTAGGAAAGCCGCTACTGGGGGACGCATTCTCGAGCTGCCTGGCGCCTCCAGCGCCGAAAAGGCGGATGCCCTTGCTCTCAGGCTGAAGGAGGTGGTCAGCGAGGAGATCGCTCGAGTCTCAAGGCCGGTTAAATGTGCTGATATGCGCATAACGGGCCTTGATGACTCGGTCTCAAAAGGAGATGTCGCTGGCGCTGTGGCAAAAGTTGGTGGTTGTCCTCCAGAGCAAGTGCTGGCGGGAGAAATAAGGCAAGACGCGGGGGGCCTGGGTACAGTGTGGCTGCGTTGTCCAGTGGCAGCAGCCAAGAAAGTGCTTGAGGGTGGCAGGCTACTCGTCGGCTGGGTGTCAGCCCAAGTCAAGGTGCTAGACGAGCGGCCCCAGCGGTGCTACCGCTGCCTGGAATTCGGCCACATGAGGGCGCTTTGCACTGCCGAGATCGACCGC